Genomic DNA from Nocardioides aquaticus:
GGCTCAGCCAGACACTGGCCACGGGACCTCCGACGACGAGGGGCGAGAACCCCCTGGGAGAACCATGAAGATCGCGCTGCTGTCCACCTCCGACACCGACCTGCTCTCGGCCCGAGCTTCGGGAGCCGACTACGTCTGGGCCAACCCGTCGAGGCCCGGGCACCAGTCGATGGCCGAGGTCATCGAAGGTGCCGACCTAGTCGTCGGTCGGATCCTCGGTTCGCCGCAGGACCTGTGCTCGGGGTTCGCGCGCATCCGGGACACCGGGATGCCGATGGTGGTGCTGGGCGGTGAGCAGCAGCCCAGCGCCGAGCTGATGGAGATGTCGTCGGTGCCGATCGGCGTCTGCGCCGAGGCCCACCGCTACCTCGCCGAGGGTGGCCCGGCCAATCTCGCCCAGCTGCACGCATTCCTCTCCGACACCGTGCTGCTGACCGGTGAAGGTTTCGAGGCGCCGTCCGAGATCCCGGCCTGGGGCATCGTGGAGCGCCCCTCGGCTCCGGCAGACATGGACTTGCCCCGCGTGGGCGTGCTGTTCTACCGCGCCCACCAGGCCAGCGGCAACACCGCCTTCGCCCACGTCCTGGCCGACGCCGTGGACGCCACCGGCGAAGCGGTCGGCGTGCCGATCTTCTCGTCGTCGCTGCGCGCTGCCCCCGACTCCCTGTACGACGCCTTGGGCACCCTCGACGCATTGGTCGTCACCGTGCTCGCCGCCGGTGGGAGCCAGCCGGCCACGGCCAGCGCCGGTGGCGAGGACGAAGCGTGGGACGTACAGCGGATGGCGGCGCTCGACATCCCCATCCTGCAAGGGCTCTGCCTCACCAGCAGCCGGGCCGAGTGGGAGGCCTCCAGCGATGGCTTGACCCCGCTCGACTCCGCGAGCCAGATTGCGATCCCCGAGTTCGACGGCCGCATCATCACTGCGCCCTTCTCCTTCAAGGAGATCGACAAAGATGGCCTGCCGCGGTACGTCGCCGACCCCGAGCGGTGTGCGCGCGTGGCCGGCATCGCGGTCAACCACGCCCGGCTCCGCAGCATCCCCACCAGCGAGCGGAGGGTGGCGCTGATGCTGTCGGCGTACCCGACGAAGCACTCGCGCGTCGGCAACGCGGTCGGCCTGGACACGCCGGTCTCCACGATCCGGCTGCTGCGCAGGATGCGCGACGAGGGCTACGATCTCGGCCAGCCGGGCACGATCCCCGGGCTCGACGAGGACGACGACACCGTCGCCGGCGACACGTTGATCCATGCGCTGATCGCTGCGGGGGGCCAGGACGAGGAGTGGCTGACCAGCGCCCAGCTCACCGACGCCCACGTGCGGATCACGAAGGCCGACTACGACGCGTGGACCAGCGACGTGCCGTCGACGCTGATGGGTGACATCACCGAGACCTGGGGCGAGTCGCCCGGGACCCTGTTCGTGAATGACGACGGTGAGATCGTGCTCGCCACCATCACCGCCGGCAACGTGGTGTTGCTGATCCAGCCGCCGCGCGGCTTCGGCGAGAACCCCGTGGCGATCTACCACGACCCCGACATGGCTCCGTCGCACCACTACCTCGCGGCGTACCGATGGCTGGAGCGAGGCTTCGGCGCACACGCCGTCGTGCACCTCGGCAAGCACGGGTCGATGGAGTGGCTGCCGGGCAAGAACGCCGCACTGTCCGCCGACTGCGCGACGGACGCCGCCATCTCCAACATGCCGCTGATCTACCCCTTCCTGGTCAACGACCCGGGCGAGGGCGCCCAGGCCAAACGCAGGGCGCACGCGACCATCGTCGACCACCTGATCCCGCCGATGGCCCGCGCCGAGTCGTACGGCGACATCGCCAAGCTTGAGCAGCTCCTCGACGAGCACGCCAACATCGCCGCCATGGACCCGGCCAAGCTGCCCGCGATCCGTGGCGAGATCTGGCAGCTGATGCACGCCGCGGAGATGCACCGGGACCTGGGCCTCGAGGAGCGGCCGGACGACGAGACGTTCGACGACTTCATCCTGCACGTTGATGGCTGGCTGTGCGAGATCAAGGACGCCCAGATCCGCGACGGGTTGCACGTCCTCGGCCAGGCGCCCAACGGCGAGGCACGGGTCAACCTGGTGTTGGCGATCCTGCGTGCGTCCCAGGTGTGGGGTGGCCAGTCCGCGGCGGT
This window encodes:
- the cobN gene encoding cobaltochelatase subunit CobN; this translates as MKIALLSTSDTDLLSARASGADYVWANPSRPGHQSMAEVIEGADLVVGRILGSPQDLCSGFARIRDTGMPMVVLGGEQQPSAELMEMSSVPIGVCAEAHRYLAEGGPANLAQLHAFLSDTVLLTGEGFEAPSEIPAWGIVERPSAPADMDLPRVGVLFYRAHQASGNTAFAHVLADAVDATGEAVGVPIFSSSLRAAPDSLYDALGTLDALVVTVLAAGGSQPATASAGGEDEAWDVQRMAALDIPILQGLCLTSSRAEWEASSDGLTPLDSASQIAIPEFDGRIITAPFSFKEIDKDGLPRYVADPERCARVAGIAVNHARLRSIPTSERRVALMLSAYPTKHSRVGNAVGLDTPVSTIRLLRRMRDEGYDLGQPGTIPGLDEDDDTVAGDTLIHALIAAGGQDEEWLTSAQLTDAHVRITKADYDAWTSDVPSTLMGDITETWGESPGTLFVNDDGEIVLATITAGNVVLLIQPPRGFGENPVAIYHDPDMAPSHHYLAAYRWLERGFGAHAVVHLGKHGSMEWLPGKNAALSADCATDAAISNMPLIYPFLVNDPGEGAQAKRRAHATIVDHLIPPMARAESYGDIAKLEQLLDEHANIAAMDPAKLPAIRGEIWQLMHAAEMHRDLGLEERPDDETFDDFILHVDGWLCEIKDAQIRDGLHVLGQAPNGEARVNLVLAILRASQVWGGQSAAVPGLRAALGLKENAEAAGAVDEIERQARALVQGMEDAGWIPDAATGLHDDPQVQQVLHFAAIQVVPRLGRTTDELDAILHALDGGFVPAGPSGSPLRGLVNVLPTGRNFYTVDPRAVPSRLAWQTGLAMAESLVQRYLDDTGGYPESVGLSVWGTSAMRTSGDDVAEVLALLGVRPEWDEASRRVSDLHVVPLEELGRPRIDVTVRISGFFRDAFPHVVAMLDDAVKLVAGLEEPLDQNFVRAHTQADLAEHGDERRATTRIFGSKPGSYGAGILQLVESGTWRDDKDLAEVYTAWGGFAYGRGLDGAPAADDMRANYRRIKVAAKNIDTREHDIADSDDYYQYHGGMVATVRALTGADPKAYVGDSTTPDAVRTRTLQEETNRVFRARVVNPRWISAMQRHGYKGAFELAATVDYLFGFDATAGVVHDWMYASLAKEYVLDETNQAFMRQSNPWALRGIVEKLHEAIDRGLWAEPDPDVVAAMQEVYLDFEGDLEDRHGG